A window from Cygnus olor isolate bCygOlo1 chromosome 13, bCygOlo1.pri.v2, whole genome shotgun sequence encodes these proteins:
- the LOC121077089 gene encoding heat shock factor protein 3 isoform X1, which produces MREGSALPGGPGAAAVPGFLAKLWALVEDPHSDDVICWSRNGENFCILDEQRFAKELLPKYFKHNNISSFIRQLNMYGFRKVIALENGMITAEKSSVIEFQHAFFKQGKAHLLENIKRKVSAVRTEDLKVCAEDLHKVLSEVQEMREQQNNMDVRLANMKRENKALWKEVAVLRQKHSQQQKLLSKILQFILSLMRGNYIVGVKRKRSLTDAAGASPSKYSRQYVRIPVESGQAMAFSERNSDDEDGNGTGLIIRDITDTLENATNGLLAVAHTSGRGREIQTALDPGLPICQVSQPNELNCVEPIPPIHVNDVSKSSEIGNVAVELHAAQANAPEDPASVIDSILNENNSGNQNDPLLDREEIQDFLNCIDASLEELQAMLSGKQYNFGSEAFSDITNLADSTEDLGASEGETAGSKDMQLIQYRANPLLSLFEELPSSEAPGKTEDPKDLLLTPLEEKPALQPPSGSETVLPLAAPENQAEPLDALGMGDPPLLSEDGNGEYKLFPLLLLSPVANFIEEASEIETS; this is translated from the exons ATGCGGGAAGGGTCGGCGCTGCCCGGcggccccggcgccgccgcgGTGCCCGGCTTCCTGGCCAAGCTCTGGGCGCTGGTGGAGGACCCGCACAGCGACGACGTCatctgctggagcagg AATGGTGAGAACTTCTGTATCCTGGATGAGCAGAGGTTCGCTAAGGAGCTGCTCCCGAAGTACTTCAAACACAACAATATCTCTAGCTTCATACGACAGCTGAACATGT ATGGTTTCAGGAAGGTGATTGCTCTGGAAAATGGTATGAttacagcagagaaaagctcAGTCATTGAGTTCCAGCATGCTTTCTTCAAGCAAGGGAAGGCACATTTATTGGAAAACATCAAGCGCAAG GTATCTGCGGTAAGAACTGAGGATCTCAAGGTCTGTGCAGAGGATTTACACAAAGTACTCTCTGAAGTCCAGGAAATGAGAGAGCAGCAGAACAACATGGATGTCAGACTGGCTAACATGAAAAG AGAAAATAAGGCCCTGTGGAAAGAAGTGGCAGTTCTAAGGCAGAAGCACAGTCAACAACAGAAGCTGCTGTCTAAG attctTCAATTTATACTAAGTTTGATGCGAGGAAATTATATTGTTGGggtcaaaagaaaaag GTCTCTAACAGATGCTGCAGGTGCTTCACCTTCCAAATACAGCCGTCAGTATGTTCGCATACCTGTGGAGAGTGGCCAAGCA ATGGCTTTTTCTGAACGTAATTCAGATGATGAGGATGGAAATGGTACAGGTCTCATCATTCGAGATATCACTGATACCCTGGAAAATGCCACCAATGGTCTCCTTGCTGTGGCACACACAAGTGGCAGAGGCAG AGAGATACAGACAGCTCTGGATCCTGGCTTACCTATTTGTCAAGTATCACAGCCAAATGAGTTAAATTGTGTAGAACCTATCCCTCCAATTCATGTAAATGATGTCAGCAAATCCAGTGAAATAGGAAATGTTGCTGTGGAACTCCACGCTGCACAAGCTAATGCTCCAGAAGACCCTGCATCAGTGATTGACTCCATCTTGAATGAGAATAACTCTGGAAACCAAAATGATCCTTTACTGGACAG agagGAAATTCAGGATTTTCTTAATTGCATTGATGCCAGCCTTGAAGAGCTTCAAGCAATGTTGTCTGGGAAGCAGTATAACTTCGGTTCTGAAGCTTTCAGCGAT ATTACAAACTTGGCAGACAGCACTGAAGATCTAGGAGCAAGTGAGGGAGAAACAGCAGGAAGCAAAG atATGCAGCTGATACAGTACAGGGCCAATCCTCTGCTTTCATTATTTGAAGAACTACCTTCCAGTGAAGCCCCAGGGAAGACAGAGGATCCAAAAGACCTCCTCCTGACCCCGCTGGAGGAAAAACCTGCTCTCCAACCTCCTTCAGGTAGTGAAACTGTCTTGCCATTAGCAGCTCCAGAAAACCAGGCTGAGCCCCTGGATGCTCTAGGAATGGGTGATCCACCTCTCCTCTCAGAAGACGGGAATGGAGAGTATAAACTGTTTCCACTCTTGCTCCTCAGTCCTGTTGCTAACTTCATAGAAGAGGCCTCTGAGATAGAAACTTCTTGA
- the LOC121077089 gene encoding heat shock factor protein 3 isoform X2 yields MITAEKSSVIEFQHAFFKQGKAHLLENIKRKVSAVRTEDLKVCAEDLHKVLSEVQEMREQQNNMDVRLANMKRENKALWKEVAVLRQKHSQQQKLLSKILQFILSLMRGNYIVGVKRKRSLTDAAGASPSKYSRQYVRIPVESGQAMAFSERNSDDEDGNGTGLIIRDITDTLENATNGLLAVAHTSGRGREIQTALDPGLPICQVSQPNELNCVEPIPPIHVNDVSKSSEIGNVAVELHAAQANAPEDPASVIDSILNENNSGNQNDPLLDREEIQDFLNCIDASLEELQAMLSGKQYNFGSEAFSDITNLADSTEDLGASEGETAGSKDMQLIQYRANPLLSLFEELPSSEAPGKTEDPKDLLLTPLEEKPALQPPSGSETVLPLAAPENQAEPLDALGMGDPPLLSEDGNGEYKLFPLLLLSPVANFIEEASEIETS; encoded by the exons ATGAttacagcagagaaaagctcAGTCATTGAGTTCCAGCATGCTTTCTTCAAGCAAGGGAAGGCACATTTATTGGAAAACATCAAGCGCAAG GTATCTGCGGTAAGAACTGAGGATCTCAAGGTCTGTGCAGAGGATTTACACAAAGTACTCTCTGAAGTCCAGGAAATGAGAGAGCAGCAGAACAACATGGATGTCAGACTGGCTAACATGAAAAG AGAAAATAAGGCCCTGTGGAAAGAAGTGGCAGTTCTAAGGCAGAAGCACAGTCAACAACAGAAGCTGCTGTCTAAG attctTCAATTTATACTAAGTTTGATGCGAGGAAATTATATTGTTGGggtcaaaagaaaaag GTCTCTAACAGATGCTGCAGGTGCTTCACCTTCCAAATACAGCCGTCAGTATGTTCGCATACCTGTGGAGAGTGGCCAAGCA ATGGCTTTTTCTGAACGTAATTCAGATGATGAGGATGGAAATGGTACAGGTCTCATCATTCGAGATATCACTGATACCCTGGAAAATGCCACCAATGGTCTCCTTGCTGTGGCACACACAAGTGGCAGAGGCAG AGAGATACAGACAGCTCTGGATCCTGGCTTACCTATTTGTCAAGTATCACAGCCAAATGAGTTAAATTGTGTAGAACCTATCCCTCCAATTCATGTAAATGATGTCAGCAAATCCAGTGAAATAGGAAATGTTGCTGTGGAACTCCACGCTGCACAAGCTAATGCTCCAGAAGACCCTGCATCAGTGATTGACTCCATCTTGAATGAGAATAACTCTGGAAACCAAAATGATCCTTTACTGGACAG agagGAAATTCAGGATTTTCTTAATTGCATTGATGCCAGCCTTGAAGAGCTTCAAGCAATGTTGTCTGGGAAGCAGTATAACTTCGGTTCTGAAGCTTTCAGCGAT ATTACAAACTTGGCAGACAGCACTGAAGATCTAGGAGCAAGTGAGGGAGAAACAGCAGGAAGCAAAG atATGCAGCTGATACAGTACAGGGCCAATCCTCTGCTTTCATTATTTGAAGAACTACCTTCCAGTGAAGCCCCAGGGAAGACAGAGGATCCAAAAGACCTCCTCCTGACCCCGCTGGAGGAAAAACCTGCTCTCCAACCTCCTTCAGGTAGTGAAACTGTCTTGCCATTAGCAGCTCCAGAAAACCAGGCTGAGCCCCTGGATGCTCTAGGAATGGGTGATCCACCTCTCCTCTCAGAAGACGGGAATGGAGAGTATAAACTGTTTCCACTCTTGCTCCTCAGTCCTGTTGCTAACTTCATAGAAGAGGCCTCTGAGATAGAAACTTCTTGA
- the LOC121077089 gene encoding heat shock factor protein 3 isoform X3, translating into MREGSALPGGPGAAAVPGFLAKLWALVEDPHSDDVICWSRNGENFCILDEQRFAKELLPKYFKHNNISSFIRQLNMYGFRKVIALENGMITAEKSSVIEFQHAFFKQGKAHLLENIKRKVSAVRTEDLKVCAEDLHKVLSEVQEMREQQNNMDVRLANMKRENKALWKEVAVLRQKHSQQQKLLSKILQFILSLMRGNYIVGVKRKRSLTDAAGASPSKYSRQYVRIPVESGQAMAFSERNSDDEDGNGTGLIIRDITDTLENATNGLLAVAHTSGRGREIQTALDPGLPICQVSQPNELNCVEPIPPIHVNDVSKSSEIGNVAVELHAAQANAPEDPASVIDSILNENNSGNQNDPLLDREEIQDFLNCIDASLEELQAMLSGKQYNFGSEAFSDTFNPELPALDMNLMETPPGMEIYAADTVQGQSSAFII; encoded by the exons ATGCGGGAAGGGTCGGCGCTGCCCGGcggccccggcgccgccgcgGTGCCCGGCTTCCTGGCCAAGCTCTGGGCGCTGGTGGAGGACCCGCACAGCGACGACGTCatctgctggagcagg AATGGTGAGAACTTCTGTATCCTGGATGAGCAGAGGTTCGCTAAGGAGCTGCTCCCGAAGTACTTCAAACACAACAATATCTCTAGCTTCATACGACAGCTGAACATGT ATGGTTTCAGGAAGGTGATTGCTCTGGAAAATGGTATGAttacagcagagaaaagctcAGTCATTGAGTTCCAGCATGCTTTCTTCAAGCAAGGGAAGGCACATTTATTGGAAAACATCAAGCGCAAG GTATCTGCGGTAAGAACTGAGGATCTCAAGGTCTGTGCAGAGGATTTACACAAAGTACTCTCTGAAGTCCAGGAAATGAGAGAGCAGCAGAACAACATGGATGTCAGACTGGCTAACATGAAAAG AGAAAATAAGGCCCTGTGGAAAGAAGTGGCAGTTCTAAGGCAGAAGCACAGTCAACAACAGAAGCTGCTGTCTAAG attctTCAATTTATACTAAGTTTGATGCGAGGAAATTATATTGTTGGggtcaaaagaaaaag GTCTCTAACAGATGCTGCAGGTGCTTCACCTTCCAAATACAGCCGTCAGTATGTTCGCATACCTGTGGAGAGTGGCCAAGCA ATGGCTTTTTCTGAACGTAATTCAGATGATGAGGATGGAAATGGTACAGGTCTCATCATTCGAGATATCACTGATACCCTGGAAAATGCCACCAATGGTCTCCTTGCTGTGGCACACACAAGTGGCAGAGGCAG AGAGATACAGACAGCTCTGGATCCTGGCTTACCTATTTGTCAAGTATCACAGCCAAATGAGTTAAATTGTGTAGAACCTATCCCTCCAATTCATGTAAATGATGTCAGCAAATCCAGTGAAATAGGAAATGTTGCTGTGGAACTCCACGCTGCACAAGCTAATGCTCCAGAAGACCCTGCATCAGTGATTGACTCCATCTTGAATGAGAATAACTCTGGAAACCAAAATGATCCTTTACTGGACAG agagGAAATTCAGGATTTTCTTAATTGCATTGATGCCAGCCTTGAAGAGCTTCAAGCAATGTTGTCTGGGAAGCAGTATAACTTCGGTTCTGAAGCTTTCAGCGAT acaTTTAATCCTGAGCTGCCAGCTCTAGATATGAACTTGATGGAAACTCCCCCCGGTATGGAAAT atATGCAGCTGATACAGTACAGGGCCAATCCTCTGCTTTCATTATTTGA